The following are from one region of the Paenibacillus sabinae T27 genome:
- a CDS encoding phage tail protein produces the protein MIAIINGNAATLQSYDRHFQRIGILRDAYDITRTRRINADDTLTFSVPMSSDDFRDKLPLKGHVKDERGQYYVINSRQRNREDRKLTAQISCSHVMFKLADYKFPYASYMAEGYGIHITQLTALIQSATGGRFSIAVDDTFDLADVKAFGGGNCLESLNAVLTLYGAEVEPDNFTLHVRKKIGDSASDYRVQVTRNLLTASFTDSGASLCTRLFCEMKDSRTWIGQPASILTPEERSRLEAIPGAIDGAGNLAVNYLVSQYAADWSSDSVPYYDDLLTEQDVTDPLKLLEAARLRLAEREVPALEVNVSAADLFKIDKDEARPGLGDTVTLVDPALGLTGITARITEMTEYPYAADQHTQLTVANVMRRDFTQILADLETSRRTVDNVFSGGRIRADVFEEFARLAVIDVTASKTEVKYDTRGIVLQSTADANDLVLLTSNGIVISTDGGATARTAITANGVAAEQVIGQLGNFVSMVIGADNNVVKINTNGISAGHADFNSAPFRLDMAGNLTANSLTANYAHINSSNFTDGAIVGSSINVGSGMFTVTSGGIMSAVDGNFSGSISASTISGGTITGAHIRTAAGGVYPCAEISNTDNLFAAYRDASNYVKIETDISGAPGVRFVAGGVVIGSLATYPGYLDIWGPETLSLRAPNVLINGSNAVNEPMLEPIYEELDNVNSLATGIQYSAGVNLSYDPSTGNLKMYNTFGDQIAMVNIPSA, from the coding sequence GTGATTGCGATCATTAACGGAAACGCCGCTACACTACAATCGTACGACCGCCATTTCCAGCGGATCGGAATCTTACGCGACGCTTACGATATTACGCGGACCAGGCGGATTAACGCAGACGATACTTTAACGTTCTCGGTCCCGATGTCATCCGATGACTTCCGCGATAAATTACCGCTCAAAGGTCACGTTAAGGACGAGCGCGGCCAGTATTACGTTATCAATAGCCGCCAGCGTAACCGTGAGGACCGTAAGCTGACCGCTCAGATATCGTGTTCTCACGTTATGTTCAAACTGGCGGATTACAAGTTTCCGTACGCGTCCTACATGGCGGAAGGGTACGGTATCCATATCACGCAATTAACAGCGCTCATCCAGTCCGCAACGGGTGGGCGCTTTTCTATTGCGGTCGATGACACGTTCGACCTAGCGGACGTCAAGGCGTTCGGCGGCGGCAATTGTCTCGAATCACTCAACGCAGTCCTGACGCTATACGGAGCGGAAGTCGAACCGGATAACTTTACGCTGCATGTCCGCAAGAAGATCGGAGACTCCGCGTCGGATTACCGCGTCCAGGTTACACGTAATCTGCTGACCGCTTCATTTACGGACAGCGGCGCTTCTTTGTGTACGCGATTATTCTGCGAAATGAAAGACTCGCGGACTTGGATCGGACAGCCTGCGTCAATTTTAACGCCGGAAGAACGGTCGCGTTTAGAGGCGATACCGGGCGCAATCGACGGCGCAGGCAATCTAGCGGTCAACTATCTTGTATCGCAATATGCTGCGGATTGGTCATCGGATAGCGTTCCGTATTATGACGATTTATTGACGGAGCAAGACGTTACCGATCCGCTAAAACTGCTCGAGGCGGCGCGCTTACGCTTGGCTGAACGCGAAGTACCGGCGCTCGAAGTCAACGTATCGGCTGCAGATTTATTCAAGATCGATAAGGACGAAGCGCGGCCGGGCCTCGGTGATACCGTTACGCTCGTCGATCCTGCGCTCGGCCTGACCGGAATTACAGCGCGAATCACGGAGATGACAGAATATCCGTACGCGGCCGACCAGCATACGCAGCTTACCGTTGCGAACGTCATGCGGCGAGATTTTACGCAGATTCTAGCGGACTTGGAGACGAGTAGACGGACGGTCGACAACGTGTTCAGCGGTGGGCGGATTCGGGCGGACGTGTTCGAAGAGTTCGCTCGGTTGGCGGTAATAGACGTGACCGCGTCTAAAACGGAGGTCAAGTATGATACGCGCGGGATCGTCCTGCAGTCGACAGCGGACGCGAACGACCTCGTACTATTAACGTCGAACGGCATCGTTATTTCGACGGACGGCGGAGCTACGGCCCGGACAGCAATTACGGCTAACGGAGTCGCAGCGGAACAGGTTATCGGCCAACTCGGTAACTTCGTCAGCATGGTTATCGGCGCAGACAATAACGTAGTCAAGATCAACACGAACGGAATTAGCGCAGGCCATGCAGACTTCAACAGCGCACCGTTCCGCTTGGACATGGCCGGAAACCTAACCGCGAACAGCCTGACCGCCAACTATGCGCATATCAATTCGTCAAACTTTACGGACGGTGCGATCGTCGGTTCGTCGATTAACGTCGGCAGCGGTATGTTCACCGTTACAAGCGGCGGAATCATGAGCGCGGTAGACGGTAACTTTAGCGGGTCGATATCAGCGTCAACGATTAGCGGCGGTACAATAACCGGGGCACACATCAGGACGGCGGCTGGCGGTGTCTATCCATGCGCTGAGATCAGTAACACCGATAATTTATTCGCGGCATATCGAGACGCAAGCAACTACGTCAAGATCGAGACGGATATATCGGGAGCGCCGGGCGTACGCTTTGTAGCTGGCGGAGTGGTCATCGGATCACTGGCGACTTATCCGGGTTACCTCGATATATGGGGACCGGAGACATTATCGTTAAGAGCTCCGAATGTCTTAATAAACGGCAGTAACGCGGTTAA
- a CDS encoding phage distal tail protein codes for MSFIGAFNRAPFSRPYVIQTFFNVTIESATEPTARLNADFAVFILYESATEFNGAPTRDTPAAATFESATELLTSMIRDRLHAAGFETATEFIPKVRYMHVDSLTFTGDLDPGDKLVIDTKKQTIKLNGVNAIHLLDGDFFELGLGMNEVTYTDNESARQLLTRITHRDRYLY; via the coding sequence ATGTCGTTCATCGGCGCATTCAACCGCGCGCCCTTCAGCCGCCCTTACGTAATCCAAACGTTCTTCAACGTTACAATCGAATCTGCAACGGAACCGACCGCACGTCTCAACGCAGACTTTGCGGTTTTTATTTTGTACGAATCGGCCACGGAATTTAACGGGGCGCCCACACGTGATACCCCGGCGGCTGCAACGTTCGAATCTGCTACGGAACTGCTGACGTCAATGATCCGCGATCGACTCCACGCAGCCGGCTTCGAAACGGCTACGGAGTTTATTCCGAAAGTCCGCTATATGCACGTCGATTCCCTTACGTTTACGGGCGATTTGGACCCGGGAGACAAACTCGTTATTGATACGAAGAAGCAGACGATCAAGCTGAACGGAGTCAACGCGATCCACTTACTTGACGGAGACTTTTTCGAACTCGGACTCGGAATGAACGAAGTAACGTACACGGATAACGAATCAGCGCGCCAACTTCTAACGCGGATTACGCACCGTGACCGCTATCTCTATTAA